In Myxococcota bacterium, a single window of DNA contains:
- a CDS encoding zinc-binding dehydrogenase, giving the protein MLTARSVEVALGWRTIQGGGVGCRGVVFLGDGSYEVREFPIPTPLPGGAVLQVEAVGLCASDVSQLRGVPHVPGEVCPVVPGHEIVGRVHALAPDADLGVSVGQRVGVDLLVLNSPARPGLNLYGYTIPPDFEHGLWGGYGEYMGILPGTQLVPLTDDVPAAELSLIEPLSSIVAWSEAVGLSRHDRLVVQGPGHMGLIAVAYAACMLDVKQIVVTGTARDGLRLEAARALGAHETLVVEEEANLVGRIQELTGGGPSVVMELSAMATQPVSDAIEMARMGGRILLGGMKDQRPVEIISDHIIMKSLRVIGGSGGTPATFAKAGDVLNSGRFPTATLVGETFTLDEIDEAMALLERTLPDRDAVRVGLVHRATGG; this is encoded by the coding sequence ATGCTGACCGCCCGCAGCGTCGAGGTGGCCCTCGGCTGGCGGACGATCCAAGGAGGCGGTGTGGGCTGTCGCGGCGTGGTGTTCCTGGGCGACGGGTCCTACGAGGTGCGGGAGTTTCCGATCCCGACTCCGCTGCCGGGAGGCGCGGTCTTGCAGGTCGAAGCCGTCGGTCTCTGCGCGAGCGACGTCTCCCAGCTGCGCGGCGTGCCCCACGTCCCGGGCGAGGTGTGCCCGGTCGTCCCGGGACACGAGATCGTCGGCCGCGTCCACGCCCTCGCACCCGACGCGGATCTCGGCGTGTCGGTGGGGCAACGGGTCGGCGTCGATCTGCTCGTGCTGAACTCGCCGGCGCGTCCCGGTCTCAACCTCTACGGGTACACGATTCCGCCCGATTTCGAGCATGGGCTGTGGGGCGGCTACGGCGAGTACATGGGGATCCTGCCCGGTACCCAGCTCGTTCCCCTGACCGACGACGTGCCCGCCGCCGAGCTCTCGCTCATCGAGCCGCTCTCGTCGATCGTCGCGTGGTCCGAGGCCGTCGGGCTCTCGCGCCACGATCGGCTGGTCGTGCAGGGGCCGGGGCACATGGGGCTCATCGCGGTCGCCTACGCGGCTTGCATGCTCGACGTGAAGCAGATCGTGGTCACAGGAACCGCACGCGACGGGCTGCGTCTCGAGGCGGCGCGCGCGCTCGGGGCGCACGAGACACTCGTGGTGGAAGAAGAGGCGAACCTCGTCGGTCGCATTCAAGAGTTGACCGGAGGGGGCCCGAGCGTGGTCATGGAACTGTCGGCGATGGCGACTCAGCCCGTTTCGGACGCGATCGAGATGGCCCGCATGGGCGGGCGCATCCTGCTCGGGGGCATGAAGGACCAGCGCCCGGTCGAGATCATCAGCGACCACATCATCATGAAGTCGCTGCGGGTGATCGGCGGGTCGGGCGGCACCCCCGCGACCTTCGCGAAGGCCGGAGACGTGCTGAACTCGGGTCGCTTCCCGACCGCGACGCTGGTGGGCGAGACCTTCACGCTCGACGAGATCGACGAGGCGATGGCGCTCCTCGAGCGCACGCTGCCCGACCGCGACGCGGTGCGCGTGGGCCTGGTGCACCGCGCGACCGGCGGCTAG